GAACTCGATGAACTGCAGCGCCCCGTCGGTGTTCGAGCTCGCGCCGAAGACGCTGATGTTGATGCCGGCGACGTGGCTGGTGATCTCCTGGCCCCCGTCCGGCAGGGGCTGCAGGACCGGGATGGGGACGACGCCGTACTGCTCGGTGGTCATCCCGTTCGCCAGGATCGTCGCCTCGGAGTTGTTCTGGCCCATGAACATGGCGGCGTTCCCCGAGGTGAAGTCGGCGATCATGTCGTTGGTCGTGGGGTGCTCGGCGGCGGACGGGCTGACGACGCGGTGGGTGGACATGAGCTCCAGGTACTGCTGCAGACCGGCGACGTTCGCGGCGTCGTCGAAGACGGGGTTGCCGTCGTCGTCGAAGAACTCGGCTCCGTTCTGCCGGCCGAAGATGAAGGCGAAGTGGGCGTTCTCGGTGTAGCTGGCGCCGGCGACCGTCATGCCCCAGCGGTTCGCGGCGGGGTCGGTCAGCGTCGTCGCCACCCGCACGAGGTCGTCCCAGGTGGCGGGGGGCTCGGAGATGCCGGCGTCGGCGAACGCCTGGCGGTTGTAGAACAGCCCGTACGCCAGGCCGTAGAGGGGGACGGAGGCCGGCGGCTGTCCCGGCGCACCGGTGGACTGCAAGCTGGACTCCAGGAACTTGTCCTGCCCCCCGATGGCGTCGTACTGGTCGTCCTCGAAGGCGAGGAAGGCCCCGGTCGCCTGCAGAGACGCCGACCAGGTGTTGCCGATGTTCAGGACGTCCGGGCCCTGGCCCGACACGGTGGCCGACAGGATGCGGTCCAGCAGGTTGTCCCAGCTGATGACCTCCAGGTCGACGTGGATCCCGGTCTCGTCCTCGAACTTCTGCAGTTCCGGGGTGAGGGTGTCGACGTCGTCCTGCAGGCTGGTGCCCTGGTTGCTGGCCCAGTACGTCAGCGTCGTCCCACCGCCGCCTGCGCCGCTGTCGTCGTCGCTGCAGGCGGCGGCGCCCAGGCCGAGACCCGCCACGGTCGTGGCGAGCGCGGCGCGGGTGAAGGTGCGTCGTTGCATGGGGGTTCCTCCTCGCTGGTCGCAGGAACACCCCGGCCGGTCCGGGCGCGGCGGCGCGCGCCGGCACGGGGACTGCCCGGGGGTGTTGCTGCGGTCGCACCGTCGCGCGCACCCAGCGGTGCGCTCTCGTGGACGGCATCTCGGGAGCCGCACGGAGCTGTACGGCGTCGTCGCCACCGGGGAGTTCCAGCGGCGATCCTCGCGTCACCTTACGGTTCCCCCGCCCGGGTGCCAACCGTCGTCCGCGATCAGCGCGACGGACCGCCCGCGTCGTCCGTGCCGGGCAGGGCCGAGCGGGAACCCGCCTGGGCCGCCGGGACGACGCTGATCGCGCCGTTCGTCTCGAGCACGGCGGCGGCGACCAGTTCCAGGCCACCGATCCCCTCGCTGCGGACGGCGGCGTGCAGGCTGTCGAGGCTGACCCGTTGCCGCCGCAGGGCGTCGTGGAGGGGGACGCCGTCGCGCAGCAGGACGGTGGGGCGGGACGTGGCGGCCGCCCGCGCGGCGCGGCTGCGCGTCGTCGCCCAGGCCGCGAGCAGTTGCAGGACCGCCAGCAGGACCAGTGCCAGCGCACCCTCCGCGAGAGCGACCGATCCCGAGAGCAGCACGGTCGCGAGCGTGGAACCCAGGGCGACGGTGACGATGAAGTCGAAGGCGTTCAGCTGGCTCAGCGTGCGTTTGCCCGTGATGCGCAGGACGACGACGAGCCAGAGGTAGGCCGCCGTCCCCACCAGCAGCACGCGGAGCAGGCCGGTCCACCCGCCGAAGAACATCCCGTCCACGTCCGTCCTCCCTCTCCCGCCGAACCCGGTGACCGCTCGCCCCACCGTCTCACCGCGGCGGGGAGCGCGCCCGGGGCCGGGCCTGGCTGGTGGGTCCGTCCACCCGGGGCGACCATCGCTGCTCGTGGACGTCGTCGCTCTGCTCGCCCTGCTGGTCCTCGGCATCGTGGTGCTCACGCCCCTGGCGGCGCGCCTGGGGGTTCCCCAGCCGGTGGTGCTCACGGTCTACGGTCTGCTCCTCGCGCTGGTCCCCGCCGTCCCCGCACCGCGCATCCCCCCGGACGTGATCCTGCCGATCGTCCTGCCGCCGCTGCTGTTCGCCACCACGCAACGGGGTTCCCTGCGCGACCTGCGCCGCGACGCGCCCGCTGTCCTGACGCTGGCTGTGGGGTTGACCGCGGCGAGCGCCGCCGTGGTGGCGGTGGTGGCGCACCTGCTGGGGCTGCCCTGGGCGGTCGCCGTCGTGCTGGGCGCGATCGTCGCCCCGCCGGACCCCGTCGCGGCCACCGCCGTCGCGCGCAAGCTCCGGCTGCCCCCGCGCCTGGTGACGGTGCTGGAGGGGGAGGGGCAGTTCAACGACGCGACCGCCCTGACGCTGTACCAGGTCGCCCTCATCGCGGTGACCGCCGGTGGCATCGGCGTCGTCGAGGTCGGGTGGCGGTTGCTGCTGGAGGTGGCCGGGGGCGTGCTCATCGGCCTGGCGGGCGGGATCGCCGCGCGCTGGGCCCTGGCCCGGCTGCACGACGCGTCCGTCGAGACGACCGTCACCCTGGCGCTGCCGTTCGCGGTCTACCTGGCGGCCGACGAGGTGGAGGCGTCCGGGGTGCTCGCGGTGCTGGCCGCCGGGCTGTTCCTGCGGGCGCAGGGGCACAGCGCGACGACGTCGTCGGGGTGGCTGCTGGGCCGGGCGGTGTGGCGGTACGTGGACTTCGCCGTCACGGGTCTGCTGTTCGGCTTCCTGGGCCTGGAGCTGACGAACGCGCTGGAGGCCAGTTCCCGCCTCAGCAGCGGGCACTCGCTGGGCGTGGCGGCCGCGGTGGTGGGCTCGCTCGTCGTGGTGCGGTTCGCGGTGGTCCACGCCGCCTCCGCGGTGGCCGGACGACGGGCGCGTCGGCGCGGGTCGGCCACCCCGGCCGGGTGGCGGGAGGCGACGGTGGCGTCGTGGGCCGGCATGCGGGGCGTGGTCACCGTGGCGACGGCGCTGGCCCTGCCGTTCACGGCGCAGGGCGGGGACTTCCCCTACCGGGCGGAGGTGATCCTCGTCGCGCTGGTCGTCGTCATCGCCACGCTCGTGCTGCAGGGGCTCACGCTGGCCCCGCTCGTCCGGCGCCTCGGCGTCGCCCGGCCCGGCGACGCGGCCGCAGACGTCCGCGGCCTGCGGCGTGACGCGACCCGGGCCGCGCTGCGGGCCCTCGAAGGTGCCGGTGGGGTGTCGGCGCGGGCGCGGGAGACGGCGCTGGGGCGCTACCGGGCGCGCCTGGAGCACCAGAGCGCCCTGGTCGACCTCTTCGACGAGGGGGAGGACGACCCGGGAGCCGTCGACGAGGTGGGGCGCCTGTTCCTCGTCGGGGTCGACGCGGAGCGCGACACCGTCCTGGAGGCCCGGCGGACCGGTCGCGTCAGCCCCGACGCCGCCGACGAGGTCCTGCTCGACGTCGAGGCGCGGGCGGCCCGGTTCGAGTGATGCGCGGGGGGCCGGTCCCGCGGGTGGGCGCCCGACCCGCCCTCGTCCGCGGTGCGACCTCCTCGACCCCGGTGCACCCTGGGGCGTGCCCGCTCCCCGACACCGGTTCCCCGCCCGCCCGTCCACCTCCTCGCGCCGGCGGTGCCTGGCGGTGGCGCTCGTCCTCACCGCCGGGCTGTCGTCCGGGTGCTCGTTCACGGTCCGGGGCGACGACCCCGCACCGCGCCCGGCGACCGGCGCGTCCTCCGCCCCGGCCGGCACCACGACGGTCGACCTGCAGGTCCTGCAGCAGGGGTCGGCGACCCTGGCCCTCGTCCCCGTGACCATCGGGGGCGAGGGGCCGTTCCCGTTCGTCCTGGACACCGGGGCCTCGAGCTCGGCGGTCAACTCCGACCTCGCCCGGCAGCTCGGCCTGGAACCCACCGGTGGCAGCGCCGACGTCAGCGGGGTGACCGGCACCCAGCAGGTGCAGCTGGTCACCGTTCCGAGCTGGGCGGTGGGGGACGCGTCGCTGCCCGCGAGACCGGTCGGCGCCATCGACTTCCCCACCCCCGGAGGGGACGAGGGGGGCGGGACGTCCGAGATCGCCGGTCTCCTGGGGTCCGACGTGCTGAGCACCTTCGGCAGCATCACCGTGGACTACGCCGCGGGAGAGCTCCGCTTCACCCAGTGAAACCGTGGACCCGTGGACCCGTGGACCCGGTGCGCTGCGGCCGTGGTGCAGCGCCGGGGCCGGGCGCGTAGGGTCCGGCCCACGGCGTCGAACAGCGCAGCGCCGACGTTCCCGGGCGCGGGAGTTCCCGGTGGCCCCGACGTCCGTGCCGCCGCGGTGCCGGGAACACCGGTGGACCGCAGGAACACCGATCGGAGGAGAGCTGATGACCGACCAGCCGACCACCCTCGTCCGCCTGGACGACACCGGACGCACCGTCGCCGACCCCGCGGCGGACGTCCGCGGTCGCACCGTGCTCAACGCCGAGGGGGAGGACCTCGGGAAGGTCGACGACCTCCTCGTCGACCTCGAAGGGGGCTTCGCGGAGGGCCGGGAGACCGCGCAGGAGACCGCGCAGGACGACCCGCAGGACGACCCGCAGGACGGTGACGGGCCCGACGTGCAGGTCCGGATGCTGCGCGTCAAGCACGGCGGGCTCCTCGGCATCGGCGCGGAGGTGTTCTTCATCCCCGTCGACGCGGTCACCTCCGTCGACGAGGACGCGGTCCACGTCGACCTGACGCGCGAACGCGTCGAAGGTGCGCCGCAGTACGACCCCGAGATCGTCGACCAGTCCGCGTACTACCAGTCCCTGTACGGGTACTACGGCGTCACCCCGTGGGAACCGGGCTACGTGCGGCCGACCTGGCCCGTCCTGTGAGGACCCCGGTGCGCGGCGGGTCCCGGCGACGGTTCCCCCGCGAGGGGGTCGCGTCCTGCGGTCAGGGGTAGGGGAGGCCCGCGGGTACCCCGTGGCCGTCCACGAGGTGCTGCCCTCCTCGACCCCCTGCGACCTGCTGGCCGGCAACGGCGTCTCGCGGCACGACCTGGCGGCCGAGGCGGTGCCTCGTGCGGCGGAGAACGGGTGGGACGGGCCCGCGGACCGGTTGCGGGAGGAGTTCGCGCAGGAGCGCGACGGCACCCGCGAACGGCCGCGGCGCGACGGGGAGGACCCCGAGGGGATCACCGGCTGGCGGTGGTCCTCGGAGCGTGAGCCCGTTCCGGGCGGGACGGCGGCCGCGACGTGAACCAGGACGATCCCGGCCAGCCGCGCGGCCGGACCGGCTCCGAGGCCCGGACCGCGCGGTCCCCGCTGCGGTTGCGGCTCGTGCTCGCCGCGTTCGGCCTGGTCGTGTGCACCGCCTTCGCCGTCGTCTGGTTCACGGCCGACGAGCCGCCGGGCGGGAGCCGGGCACCGGGCTGGTTCCTCGCCGCCCTCGCCGTCCTGGCCGTCGTCGACCTCGTCGTCGTCGGGGTGAGGGTGCGACGACGCCACCGGTGACACCCCCGGTGAGGCCGGTGGCGCAGGGCGGCGCGGGCGACGTCGTCAGCGGTCCTGCGGGTGGGCGCGGACGGCCAGGACGGCGCAGTCGTCGTCGGGTTCGGTCCCGACGAGTTCGCGGACCAGGTGGTCCAGCAGGTCCTCCAGGGTGACCGCGCCGCCGGCGTGGCCGGCGTTCAGGACCCGCTGGAGGTCCTCCAGCCCGTCGGTCAGCGACCGGCCGCGGTGCTCGATGAGCCCGTCGGTGTACAGCAGCAGCGTCGAGCCCGGTGGCAGCGCGGTCTCGTGGTCGCTGCGCGGGGTGCTCGCCAGCAACCCGATGAGCAGCTCGGGGGTGGAGTCCAGCACCCGGGTGCTGCCGTCGGCCAGGAGCAGCACCGGGGGCGGGTGCCCGGCGTTGGTCCACCGCAACCGGCGCAGACCGGCCTCGGCGTCGGCGTCGGTCTGCTCGATGCGGGCCAGGACGAGCGTGGCCAGGGTGTCCACGCCCAGACCCGTCACGGCGCGGTCCAGGCGGCTCACCAGGGCGCCCGGCGCCTCGTCGCGGTCGTAGGTGAACGCTCGCAGCAGCCCGCGGACCTGCCCCATGCCGGCGGCGGCGGTCATGTCGTGGCCGGTGACGTCCCCGATGACGAGGGTGGTGGCCCCGTCGGGGGTGACGACGGCGTCGTACCAGTCGCCCCCGACCCTCTCGCCGCTGGCGGCGGGGACGTACCGGGCACGGACCTCCAGGCTGTCGGGTTCGGGCAGCCGGGTCAGCATCGAGCGCTGCAGCGTCTCGGCGCTGGAGCGCAGCCGGGCGGCGTACTGCACCCGGGCCAGGGTCTGGGCGGTGTAGTCGGCCAGGGACAGCCACAGCGCCCGGTCGGCCTGGTCGGCGGTGTCGCGGGGGTCCGGCCAGACCAGGACGAGGGCCCCGGAGGTCTCCCGGTGCGGCCCCGGGGTGCCGGACAGCAGCGGCAGGATCACGACGGCGCCGGGGAAGTCCCAGGCGCCCTGGCTGGTCAGGTGCGGGTCGGTGGCGAGCACGGCGTCGCGGTCGTCGCAGAAGAAGGCCGTCCCCTCGGCCACGGCGCGGGCGGCGGGGGCGGTGGGGGCGCGCAGGTCGAAGGACTCCCAGGCCGGGTCGGTGCCCGGGGGGAAGGTGGACATGTCCACGTACCGGGCCCGGTGGTGCTCCACCTCGTGCAGCAGCAACCCGAAGTGGTCCACGCCCAGCTGCCGGCGCAGCAGGTCGGCGAGGATGTCGGAGACGTCCTGGACGGTCTCGGCGCGGGACAGGCCGCGGGACAGGCTCAGCAGCAGCCGGCTGCGGTTCTGCACGGCGCGGGTGGCGGCCAGGGTCACGGCCATCTGCTGCTCGGCCGAGACCGCGCGGCTGGTCAGGACCCGGGAGCGCAGCTCGGCGGCCGCCGCCGCAGCCAGGTCGGTGACCAGTTCACGGTCGCGCTCGTCCCAGTGCCGGGCGTCGGTGTCCAGGACGCACAGGACGCCCCACACCACCGTCGGTCCCCCGTCCCCGGGCGCCCGTCCGCCGCGGGGGGCGCCGCGGTCCGGGGCGGGGCCGGTGAGGTCGTGGATCTCCGGCAGGTCCAGCACGACCTGCACGTCCCGCAGGACCGCGTCCTCCCCGGCCCCCGGGTCGGCGGGGTCGGCGGTGTCGGCGGGGCCCTCGTCGAACAGGCGCGTGAAGTCGTGCGTGAAGCGCAGCGGGGCGGCGATCCAGGACCGCACCCCGAACGCCTCGACGGCCTGGGCGTACTGCGGGGCGCGGGGGTCGTCGGCGACGTCGTCGACGACGACGAGACCGGTGCCGTCGTCACCGTCAGCGCCGCCGGTGGCGAAGCGGCACAGGGACTCACCCCACCGCATCGTCCGCTCGCGCTGCCACGGGTCCGGCATCCCGGCGGCCCCGGGCAGGACGACCCGGTCCGTCTCGTCCAGCAGGGACAGCACCGCCATCGGCGCGCGCAGGGTGCGGGCGGCCAGGGAGGCGAAGCGGTCCAGCAGCGCATCGGGTTCGGGCGGCAGCATCACCGCGGCCGGCCACCTCACGAACGGTCCCCCCGACTCCGGGTGCCTGCACCGGGTGTCCAGGTCGCCAGGCGCCATGATGCACGACCGCGCGCCCCGCGAGGGGGACGGGGAACCTCAGGAGGCGCCGCGGCTGCGCGCGCTCACCTCGGTCCCCGGCTGCAGGAGCGGGGCGAGCCGGTCCCAGCGCGCGATCTGGCAGCCGTCGTTGCGCGCGTACCGCGCCTGCACCTGCTCACCGCCCCACGTGCCGGTCACCGTGGCGGTCTGGGCGCCGCCGTAGATCTGGGTGCACGCCATGTCCTTCGGGACGGGCGCCCAGGGGGCCTTGGCCGCGGCGACGGCCTCGCACGCGTTCTGCGCGTCGGGGTGGTCCCCGCCGGCCGTGCCGTCGGCCGAGCACGTCAGGGTCCACGTGCGCTGGTTCCCCGCCCCGTCGTCGACGACGACCGTCAGCTCACCCCCGGACGTCGCCGGGACGTCGCCGGTGGGGGTGGTGCCGGAGGGGGTGCTGCTGCTGGACGTGGGGCTGCTGCTCGTCACGGGCGCTCCTGCCTGCTGCTCACCGCAGCCCGCGAGCAGACCGAACCCCACCGCCAGGAAGGCGGCGGCGCCGGTGCGGGCGCTGCGCTGGACGGTCCTGCGTACGGTCACAGGAGTACGACGCCGCCGGCCGCGCGACGGTTCCCGCCGGCTCGACGCGGGACGGGTGACAGGGCGACTGACCTCGCGTTACGGTGGAGATTTCTCTCGAGGCGAGTTCTCCCCGTGCCACCACGGACATCGTCCCGCGACGCCCTCCGTGATCGCAACGTTGTTGTCGTGCAGCGGTTCCGGCAGAATCGACGGTCGATCCGATGGAGGAACCGTGTCCGAGCACGCCCCGGACGAGGTGCTGACCGCCGAGCAGCGGCACCTCGACCACGCCCGCGCCGAACTCGCCCGCATGCGGGCCCACACCCTGTCCCTCGTCGACTCCCTGGCCCCCGGTCACGCCGGGGACGCCGGCGCCGACGAGGCCCTCGGCTGGACGCTGCACCGCCGCGCCGCCAGCCTCGTCGACGACCCGTCCACCACGTTGTTCTTCGGCCGCACCGACCACGACGACGGCCAGAGCCTGCACATCGGCCGCCGCCACGTCACCGACTCCGCCGGGGACCCGGTCGTCGTCGACTGGCGCGCGGACGTCTCCCGCGGGTTCTACCGCGCGACCCGCGAGGACCGCGACGGGGTGCGGTTGCGCCGCCGCTTCGGGGTGGAGCGGGGACGCCTGACGGCCTACGAGGACGAGCACCTCACGGACGCCGGCGGAGCGGACACCTCCTCGGCCATCCTGGCCCGGGAGATCGAACGTCCGCGCTCGGGTCCCATGCGCGACATCGTCGCCACCATCCAGCCCGAGCAGGACGCCCTCGTGCGGGCCGACGCCCGGACCACCGTCTGCGTCCAGGGCGCCCCGGGCACCGGGAAGACGGCCGTCGGCCTGCACCGCGCCGCCTGGCTGCTGTACGCGCACCGGGAACGCCTGACCCGGCAGGGGGTCCTCGTCATCGGCCCCAACCGCGCCTTCCTGCAGCACATCTCGGCGGTGCTGCCGGCCCTCGGCGAGGTCGAGGTCGAGCAGCGCACGGTCGACGAGCTCCTCACCGCGGCCGTCGAGGGGCGCGGGGAGGTCCGTGTCCGCGGCGTCGAACCGCCGGAGGTGGCGACCCTCAAGGGCGACGGGCGGATGGCCGAGGTCGTCCGCCGTGCCGTGTGGGCGGCGGTCGGGGACCCGGCGCAGGTGCTGGACTCGGGCGCCGTCGTCGTCACGCGGGGTTCGCGGCGCTGGCGCGTCCCCGGATACCTCGTCCGCGACCTCCTCGAGGAGCTGACCACGCGCGGGATCCGCTACGAGGCGGCCCGGAACCTGCTGCCGCAGCGCCTCGCGCACGCCGTCCTGCAACTGCTGGAGGCGTCCGGGGACTCCCCGGACGACGTCGTGCAGGACGCCGTCGCCCGCAGCGCCGAGGTCCGCCGGGCGGTCAAGGCGCTCATGCCCGCGCAGGACCCGGCGAAGGTGCTGCACCGGTTGCTGTCCGACGCCGGGTTCCTGCGCGGTTGTTCCGAGGGGGTCCTCACCGCCGCCGAACGCGAACTGCTGGTCTGGCCCGCACCGCCGCGCACCGCGGGGTCGGCGCGGTGGAGCGCGGCCGACGCGGTGCTGCTCGACGAGGTCCGCGACCAGTTGCAGCGCACGCCCTCGCGTGCGCACGTCGTCCTCGACGAGGCGCAGGACCTGTCCGCCCTGCAGCTGCGGGCGGTCGGCCGGCGGTGCAGCACGGGGGCCGCCACGGTGCTCGGGGACATCGCGCAGGGGACGACGCCGTGGTCGGCGCGCAGCTGGGACGACGTCCTGGCCCACCTCGGCAAACCCGACGGGGAGATCGAGGTCCTCGACCGGGGTTTCCGCGTCCCGGCGGCCGTCATCGACTACGCGGCGAGGTTGCTGCCCAGCATCGCCCCGCAGCTCACCGTCCCGCGGTCCGTGCGGACCGATCCCGGTCTGCTGCAGGTGCTGCGCGTCGAGGACCCCGTCGCCCGCGCGGCGCGGACGGCGCGTGAGCTCGCGGAGCTCGAGGGTTCCGTCGGGATCGTGGTCGCGACCGCCTCGGTCGAGGACGCCGCCCGGGAACTGTCGGCGCAGGGGGTGGAGTTCTCCCGGCTCGACGACCCCGAACCCGACCAGCAGCGGGTCTCCCTCGTGCCCGCCGGGCTGGTCAAGGGGCTGGAGTTCGACCGGGTCGTCGTCGTGGAACCCGCGGCTGTCGTCGCCGGGGAACCCGACGAGCGCACGGGGTTGCGTCGGCTCTACGTCAGCCTGACCCGCGCGGTGAGCGCGATGGTCGTGCTGCACCGCGAGGACCTGCCCGCCGAACTGGTGTGAGGGGGTTCAGTGCTCGAACAGGGCGCTGACCGACTCCCCCTCGTGGATGCGCCGGATCGCGGCCGCGAGCGCCGGGGCGACGGAGATGACGGACAACCCCTCGCGCGGTCCGCCGCGCAGGGGGACGGTGTCGGTGCAGACGACCTCGTCGATGTCGGGGTGGGCCAGCAGCCGGTCGAGGGCGTCTCCGGCGAAGATCCCGTGGGTGCAGACGACGCGGACGCTGCGGGCCCGCAGTTCGCGCAACCGGTCGGTGAGCTCGAACACGGTGCTGCCCTTGGCGATCTCGTCGTCGAGCACGATGACGTCCTTGCCGGTGACGTCGCCGATGACGTTCGCGATGACGACCCGGTCGTCGGGGAACCGCTGCTTGGCGCCGGTGGCGATGCCGCAGCCGAGCATCCGCGCGAACGCGGCGGCGGGTTTGGCGTTGCCGAGGTCGGGGGAGACGACGACGGCGTCGGACAGGTCCTCGCCCTCGAAGTGCGTCGCGAGCTGCTTGAGGGCGTGCAGGTGGTCGACGGGGACGCGGAAGAACCCGTGCACCTGCGGGGAGTGCAGCGTCATGACGAGGACGTGGTCGGCGCCGGCGGTCTCGAGGAGGTCGGCGACGAGGCGGCCGCCGATGGAGATGCGGCCGGTGTCCTTCTTGTCCGAGCGCGCGTAGGAGTAGTGCGGCACGACGGCGGTCACGCGCGCGGCGGAGGCGTGCTTGGCGGCGTCGAGCATGAGCAGGAGCTCGACGAGCGCCTCCTGCACGGGCGGGACGAGGGGCTGGACGACGTAGACGTCGCGCTGGCGGCAGTTGGCCTGCAACTGCACCTCGAGGCAGTCGTTGGAGAAGCGGCTGACGCGGGTGGGGGACAGCTCGACCCCCATCTCCGCGGCGACCGCGGCGGCCAGGTCGGGGTGGGCGGATCCGCTGAACACGGCAATCTCTCGCGGGGTGGCTGGCACGGGGCGCCACGCTAGCGGGACGGGTCGCCGGTGCGGGTCGTACGCTCGGTGCCATGAGCGAGTCCCGGACCTTCGACGTCGACGGCGTGCCCACGACCGCGGTGGCCGACCTGCCCGGGGACGCGACGGTGCTCGACGTCCGCGAGGACGACGAGTGGGCCGCCGGCCACATCGACGGCGCCGTGCACGTCCCGATGGGGCAGGTGCCCCAGCGCCTGGAGGAGTTGCCGCAGGGGCGGCTGCACGTCGTGTGCCGTGCCGGGGGCCGGTCGCAGCGCACGGCGGAGTGGCTGCAGCGCAACGGTTACGACGTGGTGAACGTCGAGGGTGGGATGACGGCGTGGGCCGAGGCGGGCCGGGGGATGGTCTCGGAGTCCGGCCAGGAGCCGTTCGTCCGCTGAGTCCGGGCCCGGCGCCCGGCCCGCACCGTCAGGACACCTTCGCCGGGCGGGCCCGGTACCCCTCCACGGTGAGCATGGGGGGCCGCTCGTCGAGGGTGAGGACGTGGGTGACGGGGGCGTAGTGCCCGTACCCGTCCCGGGCGAACTGCGTCATCGCGGGGGGCCGGCCCAGGGTCTCGCCGGCGGCGCGCTGGTGCACGACGTGCGTGATCTCCGCGGCCATCCGCCCCAGCGCCGCGGTGTCCTGGTGGCTGTGCCCGCGCCGGCCGAGGTCGACCTGGGCGATGGCCTGCAGGCCCTTCAGCTCCAGGGTGTCGATGAGCATGGCGATCTCCACGCCGTACCCGCCGCAGAACGGGATCGCCTCCAGCAGCCGGCGGCGGGCGGCGTACTCCCCGGCCAGCGGTTGCACGAGCCCGGCGAGGTCGGGGTAGAAGCGGCTGATGAGGGGCCGCGCGACGAGCTCGGTGACGCGCCCGCCCGAGGCGTTGCCGGCGCCCTGCAGCGGCCGGTCGTAGCAGCCCTTGACGAGCTCGACGCCGGGGTCGGTGAGCAGGGGACCGAGCAGGCCCGTCACGAGCTGCGGCTGGGGGTCGACGAGGTCGGCGTCGACGAAGACGACGACGTCGCCGGTGGTGACCGCCAGCGACTTCCACAGCACCTCGCCCTTGCCCGGCCGGGACCCCGTCTCGGGCAGGACGTCGTCGCGGTGGTGGACGGTGGCGCCGGCGGCGGCGGCGACCCGGGCGGTGCCGTCGGTGGAGCCGGAGTCCATGACGACGACCTCGTCGACGAGGCCGGTGGCGTCGGCCAGGCGCCGGACCATGGTCACGACCCCGCCGACCGTGGCCTCCTCGTCGAGGGCGGGCAGGACGACGCTGACCCGGGTCCCGGCCTTCTGGCGGCGCAGCCGCTCCAGGGGCCAGTCCCGCGCGCGGGACGTGGACCTGCCGAACCAGGCCTGCACGGGCAGCTTCACGGGGTCCTCCGTCACCTCGACACCGGCTCGGTCCTCGGCTCACCGTGGCACGGCCCGGCCGGCGCGGACCACCGCTGGCGGCAGAGTTCACGCCAGCGCAACACGGGACCGGTCCGGGCCCGGCCAGGTTTCGGGGACGTTGCGGTCCGTTGTCCGGCGCGTCTCGCGCCCACGCGGGTGACGTGGTGGTCGCGGCAGGTTTGACCCCCGGCAGGTTCGGGTACCCACCGTCCGGTCGATCCGCAGGAGGAGTGGAGGAACATGCCGACGGGAGCACGGCCGGTACCGGCCACCCACTGGGCGACCTTCGCCCACGACGCGGCGTCCGTCCCCCGGGCGCGGCAC
This is a stretch of genomic DNA from Kineococcus mangrovi. It encodes these proteins:
- a CDS encoding ABC transporter substrate-binding protein, producing the protein MQRRTFTRAALATTVAGLGLGAAACSDDDSGAGGGGTTLTYWASNQGTSLQDDVDTLTPELQKFEDETGIHVDLEVISWDNLLDRILSATVSGQGPDVLNIGNTWSASLQATGAFLAFEDDQYDAIGGQDKFLESSLQSTGAPGQPPASVPLYGLAYGLFYNRQAFADAGISEPPATWDDLVRVATTLTDPAANRWGMTVAGASYTENAHFAFIFGRQNGAEFFDDDGNPVFDDAANVAGLQQYLELMSTHRVVSPSAAEHPTTNDMIADFTSGNAAMFMGQNNSEATILANGMTTEQYGVVPIPVLQPLPDGGQEITSHVAGINISVFGASSNTDGALQFIEFLTSPEEQVILNQQFGSLPVVAEAADDEAFQTPNLQVFTEVLAETAAPLPMIPNESQFETTVGQAMRDLFGRIATGQTVGDADVAGALRQAQQQMAGI
- a CDS encoding DUF421 domain-containing protein gives rise to the protein MFFGGWTGLLRVLLVGTAAYLWLVVVLRITGKRTLSQLNAFDFIVTVALGSTLATVLLSGSVALAEGALALVLLAVLQLLAAWATTRSRAARAAATSRPTVLLRDGVPLHDALRRQRVSLDSLHAAVRSEGIGGLELVAAAVLETNGAISVVPAAQAGSRSALPGTDDAGGPSR
- a CDS encoding cation:proton antiporter; translation: MDVVALLALLVLGIVVLTPLAARLGVPQPVVLTVYGLLLALVPAVPAPRIPPDVILPIVLPPLLFATTQRGSLRDLRRDAPAVLTLAVGLTAASAAVVAVVAHLLGLPWAVAVVLGAIVAPPDPVAATAVARKLRLPPRLVTVLEGEGQFNDATALTLYQVALIAVTAGGIGVVEVGWRLLLEVAGGVLIGLAGGIAARWALARLHDASVETTVTLALPFAVYLAADEVEASGVLAVLAAGLFLRAQGHSATTSSGWLLGRAVWRYVDFAVTGLLFGFLGLELTNALEASSRLSSGHSLGVAAAVVGSLVVVRFAVVHAASAVAGRRARRRGSATPAGWREATVASWAGMRGVVTVATALALPFTAQGGDFPYRAEVILVALVVVIATLVLQGLTLAPLVRRLGVARPGDAAADVRGLRRDATRAALRALEGAGGVSARARETALGRYRARLEHQSALVDLFDEGEDDPGAVDEVGRLFLVGVDAERDTVLEARRTGRVSPDAADEVLLDVEARAARFE
- a CDS encoding retropepsin-like aspartic protease family protein encodes the protein MPAPRHRFPARPSTSSRRRCLAVALVLTAGLSSGCSFTVRGDDPAPRPATGASSAPAGTTTVDLQVLQQGSATLALVPVTIGGEGPFPFVLDTGASSSAVNSDLARQLGLEPTGGSADVSGVTGTQQVQLVTVPSWAVGDASLPARPVGAIDFPTPGGDEGGGTSEIAGLLGSDVLSTFGSITVDYAAGELRFTQ
- a CDS encoding PRC-barrel domain-containing protein, whose product is MTDQPTTLVRLDDTGRTVADPAADVRGRTVLNAEGEDLGKVDDLLVDLEGGFAEGRETAQETAQDDPQDDPQDGDGPDVQVRMLRVKHGGLLGIGAEVFFIPVDAVTSVDEDAVHVDLTRERVEGAPQYDPEIVDQSAYYQSLYGYYGVTPWEPGYVRPTWPVL
- a CDS encoding DUF6343 family protein, giving the protein MNQDDPGQPRGRTGSEARTARSPLRLRLVLAAFGLVVCTAFAVVWFTADEPPGGSRAPGWFLAALAVLAVVDLVVVGVRVRRRHR
- a CDS encoding PP2C family protein-serine/threonine phosphatase, which produces MRWPAAVMLPPEPDALLDRFASLAARTLRAPMAVLSLLDETDRVVLPGAAGMPDPWQRERTMRWGESLCRFATGGADGDDGTGLVVVDDVADDPRAPQYAQAVEAFGVRSWIAAPLRFTHDFTRLFDEGPADTADPADPGAGEDAVLRDVQVVLDLPEIHDLTGPAPDRGAPRGGRAPGDGGPTVVWGVLCVLDTDARHWDERDRELVTDLAAAAAAELRSRVLTSRAVSAEQQMAVTLAATRAVQNRSRLLLSLSRGLSRAETVQDVSDILADLLRRQLGVDHFGLLLHEVEHHRARYVDMSTFPPGTDPAWESFDLRAPTAPAARAVAEGTAFFCDDRDAVLATDPHLTSQGAWDFPGAVVILPLLSGTPGPHRETSGALVLVWPDPRDTADQADRALWLSLADYTAQTLARVQYAARLRSSAETLQRSMLTRLPEPDSLEVRARYVPAASGERVGGDWYDAVVTPDGATTLVIGDVTGHDMTAAAGMGQVRGLLRAFTYDRDEAPGALVSRLDRAVTGLGVDTLATLVLARIEQTDADAEAGLRRLRWTNAGHPPPVLLLADGSTRVLDSTPELLIGLLASTPRSDHETALPPGSTLLLYTDGLIEHRGRSLTDGLEDLQRVLNAGHAGGAVTLEDLLDHLVRELVGTEPDDDCAVLAVRAHPQDR
- a CDS encoding SSI family serine proteinase inhibitor is translated as MTVRRTVQRSARTGAAAFLAVGFGLLAGCGEQQAGAPVTSSSPTSSSSTPSGTTPTGDVPATSGGELTVVVDDGAGNQRTWTLTCSADGTAGGDHPDAQNACEAVAAAKAPWAPVPKDMACTQIYGGAQTATVTGTWGGEQVQARYARNDGCQIARWDRLAPLLQPGTEVSARSRGAS